CCTCCGTCCTCGGACCGGCCCGCAACCCTCAGGCCGACAGCGTGCCGAGGTCCGCCGTCGCCCACCGTGCCCCGAGCCCCGTCACCGTCACCTGCCGGACCTCGTCGGTCGTGTCGCCGACGGCCCGGTGGATACGGACCTGGAGCCGGTCGTCGGTCAGCTCCTCCACTTTGCCCTCGCCCCACTCCACGACGACCACCGACGCGGGCAGGGACACGTCGAGGTCGAGGTCCTCCATCTCGTCCAGTCCGCCGTTGAGGCGGTAGGCGTCCACATGGACGAGCGGCGGGCCGTCCCCCAGGGAGGGGTGCACCCGGGCGATCACGAACGTCGGGGAGGTGACGGCGCCCCGGACCCCGAGGCCCGCGCCGAGCCCGCGGGTGAGCGTCGTCTTGCCCGCGCCGAGCTCCCCGCTCAGCATCACAAGATCGCCGGCCCGCAACAGCTCGGCCATACGACGGCCCAACTCGCCCATCTGCTCGGGGGAGTTGACGACGATCTCCACGCGGTTGCCCACCGGGTCGGACTCAGCCGGGCTGTGCTGTGCTGCTGGTGCTTCCATAGCCAGTCACGGTAGCTCCTGCGGGCACGGCGCCCGCACGGGTGAGCAGGTCGGCGAGGCGGTCGGTGACCACTTCCGGGTGTTCCAGCATCACCAGGTGCCCGGCGTCCGGCACGAGCACCAGCTCGGCGTCGGGCAGCAGGTCGGCGATCGCCTCGCTGTGGTCGCTCGGCGTGACCAGATCGCCGATCCCGGCGAGCACCAGTACCGGTATGCCGGTGAAACAGGCGAGCGCCTCGGTCTTGTCGTGATCCGTGAACGCCGGGTAGAACTCGGCGACCACGTCGATCGGCGTGCCCTCGATCATCCGCTCGGCGAACCGCGCCACCGCCGGATCGACGTCCCGCGACGCGAAGGAGTACCGCTTGATGATCCCGGCGAAGAGGTCGGCGGTGGCCCGTCGCCCCTTCTCCACCAGCGCCGCCTGCTGCCCCAGCGCCTTCAGCACCCCCGGCAGCACCCGCCGCACCGCGTTCACACCCGCGACCGGCAGTCCGAAGTTGACCTCGCCGAGTCGTCCGGACGACGTGCCGACGAGGGCGGTGGCGACGACCCGGTCCCGGATCAGCTCGGGGTACAGGGCGGCCAGGGCCATCACCGTCATCCCGCCCATGGAGTGCCCGACGAGCACGATCGGCCCCTCGGGCACGGCCGCGTCGAGGACGGCCTTCAGATCGCGCCCCAGCTGGTCGATGGTGACGGGCGCCCCGTCCTGTATCTGGGCGCTGCCGCGACCGGACCGGCCGTGGCTGCGCTGGTCCCAGTGGACGGTCCGTACGACACCGCGCAGGGCCGCCCGCTGGAAGTGCCAGGAGTCCTGGTTGAGGCAGTAGCCGTGGCTGAAGACGACGGTGACGGGGAGCGGGGCCTTGCGCCCGAAAAGCCTGCGCCGCCGGTTCGCGGCTCCGCCCTGCGGCTCGACGTCGTCGATCTCGTAGTACAGCTCGGTGCCGTCGTCGGCCCGTGCCTTGCCCGGGGTGCCGCGCAGCCCGCCGTACGGCCCCGTCGAGTCGAGGGCGAGCCGGGCCTTCGCCCGCATGCCCCGCCCCACGGTCATCCGCTCCAGGGCGACACCCGCCGCGGCGCCCGCGGCGATCACGCCTATCGCGGTGCCGGCGATACCGGTCGCCCGGCGCCAGCCTCCCGTTGCCCCCGTCGCGGAGGCGGCAACGACCGCCGAGGCGGCGCTCGCCGCCATCTCCGCGCCGGTCGCCACCACCTCCGCACTGCTCTCGCTCACGTACCGCTCCTCTTTGCCCGATGTCCGTGCTCCGGCTGCGGAGTACCCGTCTGGTTACTCATTCACCTGAACGGGTCTCGATGACACTGGTCTCATCGACATAGACGCGAGGAACGCGCGGTCCGATGCGTGTGACGATCTCGTATCCGATGGTTCCGGCCGCCTGGGCCCAGTCCTCGGCCGTGGGCTCACCGCGGTCGCCGGGGCCGAAGAGGACCGCCTGCGCTCCGGGACCGGGCTCGTCGCCGCCGAGGTCGACGACGAACTGGTCCATCGCGATGCGTCCGGCGGCCGTCCGCCACTTGCCGCCGACCAGCACAGGTCCGCTCCCGGAGGCGTGCCGGGGAACACCGTCCGCGTATCCGAGCGGGACGAGGCCGAGGGTGGTCTCGCCCGGGGTGACGTAATGGTGGCCGTAGCTCACGCCGTGCCCGCCCGGGACCTGCTTGACCAGGGCCAGCGAGGCCACGAGGGTCATCACCGGGCGAAGCCCGAGGTCGGCGGCGGAGCCCAGCTCGGGGCTGGGCGAGAGGCCGTACATCGCGATGCCCGGGCGGACCAGGTCGAAATGGGTCTCCGGGAGCGTGAGGGTGGCGGGGGAGTTGGCGATGTGCCGCACCTCGGGCCGCACGCCCTGCCGCTCGGCGTACTCCACCATCTCGTGGAAGCGGCCGAGCTGGAACGCGACGGAGGGATGCCCGGGCTCGTCGGCACAGGCGAAGTGGGACCACAGCCCGGTGACCCGGAGCAGCCCCTGCTCCTCGGCGCGCAGGGCCTCGCCCACCAGTTCGGGCCAGTCGGCGGGCTGGCAGCCGTTGCGCCCGAGCCCGGTGTCGGCCTTGAGCTGTACGCGGGCGGGCCGCCCGGCGGCCCGTGCCCCCTCAGCGGCCTCGCGCAGGGCCCACAGCCCGCTGACGGAGACGTCGAGGCCGGCCTCGACCGCCTCGCGCCAGGGACCGCCCGGCGTCCACAGCCAGCACATGATCCTGACGTCCGCGGGCAGCCCGCCCGTGGCGCGCAGCGCCAGCGCCTCCTCGGGGGTGGCGGTGCCCACCCAGCCGGCACCGGCCTCGACCGCCGCGCGGGCGCAGGGGACGGCCCCGTGTCCGTATCCGTCGGCCTTCACCACGGCCATGAACGCCGCGCCGGGCGCCTTGGCGCGCAGCGTGCGCACGTTGGCCCGCAGCGCGGCCAGGTCGATCTCGGCGCGGGCGCGGGGCGGGGTGGCGGGCGGCTCGGCAGTCTCACTCATCGCGCCCAGTGTCTCAGAGGCCCCGGACCGCCCCTAGGTACCGGGCCGGTGCCCCCACACGTAGACCCGGTCGCCCTTCTTCAGCACACCCCACAGCCTGCGCGCGTCACCGAGCGTGAGATTGACGCATCCCATCGAGCCGATGGTGGTGTGGATGCTGCCGTAGACGGCGTGGAAGGCCTGTCCGCCGTCGAAGAACTGCGCATAGGGCATGGGGGTGTTGTAGAGCGTGGACACATGGTTCTTGTGCCGCCAGTAGATGGTGTGCCATCCCGTACGGGTCGGATGGACGACGCGGCCGCTGCGCATCGGCACGGGCCCGAAGACGACCTTCGTGCCCTTCTGCACCCACGTCAGCTGCCGGTCGAGATCGACGCAGGCGATCCGGCCGGTCCGCACCGGGCACTTCTTGTGGGCGTTGGGGTTCTTCCTCGCGGCGAGGAGCTGCATCCGCGCCCAGGTGACGGGCCCGGCGAAGCCGATGGCGGGCTTGATCCCCTGCTTCTGCTGGAACGCCCGGATCGCCATGCAGTCCGCCGCGGACTGCTTCCCGTCCACCTTCAGCTTCAGCCACCGCTCGACCCCGCGCTGGTACGGCCCGGTCCGTGCGCTGCACAGCACCCGGGTCACGGCGTCGCCCAACGGCACGTACTCGACGAGCGCGTACGTCCCCGGCATCGCGTCCCGCGGTTCGACGGCGTCCTCGGCGGCGGTGGGCTCGTACACCTTCGGCGCGAGCACCTGGTCGGGCGTATCGATCTGCCAGGGCTGGGACGGACCCGGCGGCACCCCGGGCACCAACTGGCTCTCGGGCCCAGGGGGAGGCGGCACGGCTCGGGCGGGCGTCCCGAGGGGAAGCAGGGCGACGGAGGCGAGAACAAGGGCCACTGTTCGTACGCTGAACATCCGATCAGACAAACGCGGTAGTCCTGGAGACCAGGGTTGCCACGCGGCGGCTTCACCCGTTCAGAGGGGGTACGACTTCCCGGGGACGCCCGGGGTCGGGGGTACCCGCCCCGTATCCCGGGCGGATACGGGCGGCACGGCGACCGGCCCGGGCTCGGCCGCCCCGGACGGATTCACACCGCCACCGGCAGGTTCAAGCCGCCGCCCCGGGCTCGACCCAGGCCAAGGGAAGCGCCCCGTATCCCGGGCGGATACGGGCAGCACGGCGACCGGCCCGAGCTCGGCCGCCCCGCACGGGTTCACACCGCCTCCGGCAGGTTCAGGCCGCCGGCCCGGGCTCGACCCAGGCCGGGGGTGCCCGCCCCGTATCCCGGGCGGATACGGGCGGCACGGCGACCGGCCCGAGCTCGGCCGCCCCGGACGGATTCACACCGCCACCGGCAGGTTCAAGCCGCCGCCCCGGGCTCGACCCAGGCCAAGGGAAGCGCCCCGTATCCCGGGCGGATACGGGCGGCACGGCGACTGGCCCGAGCTCGGCCGCCCCGCACGGGTTCACACCGCCTCCGGCAGGTTCAAGCCGCCGGCCCGGGCTCGGCCCGGCGGCCCGAACCGGCACGGTCCGCACGGCCGGAGGACTCCCCGGAGGCCCGGCAGAGCCCGGCCCGCTACTCCCGCACGGACCTCCACGCCTCGCGGACCGCCACGGCCACCTCGTGCGCTCCCACCGGCGCCCCTCCCGCCGCGAACCGCCCCGCGAGCCCGTGGAGATACGCCCCCGTGCTCCCCGCGTCCAACGCGCCGAGCCCCGCCGCCAGCAGCGACCCCGCGAGCCCCGACAGGACGTCCCCGCTCCCGGCGGTGGCCAGCCACGCGGTGCCGGTCGCGTTCACCCGCACCACGCCCTCGCCCCCCGCGTCCGCGATCAACGTCGTCGACCCCTTCAGCAGCACGGTCGCCCGGTACCGCGCCGCCAGTTCCCGCACGAAACGCAGCCGGGCCCCCTCCACCTCCTCCCGCGCCACCCCCAACAGCGCGGCCGCCTCCCCCGCGTGAGGCGTCATCAACGTCGGCGCGGTACGCCCCCGCACCGCGTCCGGGTCCGCGAGCCGCAGCCCGTCGGCATCGATCAGCACCGGCACCTCGGCGGCCAGCACCTCCGCCACCGTCTTCGCGTCCTCCCCGGCACCGGGCCCGACGACCCACGCCTGCACCCGCCCGGCCCGCCGGGGCCCCTGGTCGGACACGAGCGTCTCGGGGAACCGCGCGATGACCGCGTCCCCCGCCGGCCCGACGTACCGCACGGCCCCCGCCCCGCCCCGCAGCGCCCCCGCGACGGCCAGCACCGCGGCCCCCGGATACCGGGCGGACCCGGCGGCGATCCCGACGACGCCTCGCCGGTACTTGTCACTGTCGCCCCCCGGCACGGGCAGCAGGGCGGCCACGTCCGCGTGCTGGAGCGCCGCCAGCTCGGGCTCTGCGGGCAGCACGTCCCCGAGTCCGATGTCGACGAGGCGCACCGACCCGGCGTACTCCCGCGCCGGATCGACGAGCAGCCCCGGCTTGTGCGTGCCGAAGGTGACGGTGACGTCGGCGCGGATCGCGCTCCCGTGCACCTCACCGGTGTCGGCGTCGACGCCGCTGGGCAGATCGACGGCGACGACGACGGCCCGCGCCCCGGCGGCGGTCGCGGCCAGCGCGGCCGCGTCGGGCCGCAGCCCGCCCTTCCCGCCGATGCCGACGATGCCGTCGAGCACGAGGTCGGCGCGCCGGACGGCGTCCTGCGCACCCTCGGGCGCGACCGTGCGCCCCCCGGCCCGCCGCAGGGCCGCGAGCCCCCCGCCGTGCGCGCGCCCGGGTGTGAGCAGCACAGCGGTCACCCCCGCCCCGCGCCGGGCCAGCCGGGCGCCGGCGTACAGGGCGTCACCCCCGTTGTCTCCGCTCCCGACCAGCAGCACCACCCGCCGCCCGTACACTCGCCCCAGCAGATCGGCGCAGGCGGCGGCGAGCCCGGCGGCGGCCCGCTGCATCAGGGCCCCTTCGGGAAGCCCGGCCATCAACTCCCGCTCGGCACGGCGGACGGTCTCGACGCGATAGGCAGTACGCATACGGACGAGTCTCCCCCGGACGCCCCCACCCCCGCACGCGGTCCCGCCCCTTCCCCGGCCTCCCCCACGGCGCGAGCGGGAGGACTCAGCCTTCGGCCACCACGACCGCCGACGCGACCCCCGCGTCATGACTCAACGACACATGCCAGCTGCGGACGCCCAGTTCGGCGGCCCGCGCGGCGACACTCCCCTTCACCCGCAACCGGGGCTGTCCGCTCTCCTCGACGTACACCTCGGCGTCCGTCCACAGCAGCCCGGACGGCGCCCCCAGCGCCTTGGCCAGAGCCTCCTTCGCGGCGAAACGCGCCGCCAGCGAGGCGGTCCCCCGCCGCTCCCCGCTCGGCAGCAGCAGCTCGCTCTCCAGGAACAGCCGCCGGGCCAGCCCCGGTGTCCGTTCCAGCGACGCCGCGAACCGGTCGATCTCCGCCACGTCGATACCGACCCCGATGATGCTCATGCCGAGCACCCTACGGGCGCGCTGTCACAGCCTGCTGCTAGCCTGCGGCGACTTGATCAAGCCGCATCACTCCGGATCACTCCGGACCACACCGGGGACCACATCCGGTCATATCGGGGAAGAACCCGCCGCGCGCCCTGGGGGGCCAGCCCGCGCGCCGCGGACAGCGACGCCAGGGGGCGGAGGCATGACCAGCACCACCGACGGCGGACCCACGAGCACCTGGGGACCGACCTTCGACCCGTACGACAACACACCCGAGCTGATACCGCTGCGCAGCGCCGCGCAGGCCGGGGACTGGCCGGCCGTGCAGGCGTACTTCGCGGGGCTCGGCTCGGTCGACGAACTCGCCACGGCCTCCAGCCTCCTCGCCGACATCCACGGCGTCGAGAACTTCCTGGAGCGGGCGGTCGCCCAGTCGCCCGGCGACCCGCTGCCGCGCACGCTGCTCGCCGGGCGGTACGTCTGCATCGGCTGGGACATCCGCAGCGGCGCCCGCGCCCAGCATGTCTCCCAGCACCAGTTCGCCGAGTTCCACGACTGGCTGCGCAGGGCCGAGCAGTTGCTGATCGAGATCTGCGCCGAGCATCCCTCGTACGCTCCCGCCTGGACCACCCGGCTGACGACCGCGCGCGGTCTCCAGCTCGGCCAGGCCGAGGCGCGCCGCCGCTACGACCGCCTCTGCGCCCACCACCCCCACCACTACCGTGCGCAGACCCAGCTGCTCCAGCAGCTGTGCCCCAAGTGGGGCGGCTCCTGGGAGGCGGCGCACGGCTTCGCCCGGGAGTGCGCCATCGCGGCCCCCGACGGCTCGAACTCCGGCGCCCTGGTCGCCCTCGCCCACATCGAGCGCTGGCTGGACCTGAAGATCGGCGAGGACGCGGCCTACATGCGGGGCGCGGCGGTCCGCGACGACCTGCGCAACGCCGCCCAGGTCTCCGTGCTGCACCCGGCCCACCGGACCGACTGGAACTCGATCGGCGCGCACAACGCGTTCGCGTTCGCCTTCTCGCTCGGCAACCACTGGGCGGACGCGGCCCCGCACTTCGCCTTCCTCGGCGACCGCGCGTCCGAGTTCCCGTGGCAGTACGTGCCCGACATGAAGTCGTCGTTCGTGAAGTCGCGCAAG
This Streptomyces sp. NBC_00377 DNA region includes the following protein-coding sequences:
- the tsaE gene encoding tRNA (adenosine(37)-N6)-threonylcarbamoyltransferase complex ATPase subunit type 1 TsaE, with amino-acid sequence MEAPAAQHSPAESDPVGNRVEIVVNSPEQMGELGRRMAELLRAGDLVMLSGELGAGKTTLTRGLGAGLGVRGAVTSPTFVIARVHPSLGDGPPLVHVDAYRLNGGLDEMEDLDLDVSLPASVVVVEWGEGKVEELTDDRLQVRIHRAVGDTTDEVRQVTVTGLGARWATADLGTLSA
- a CDS encoding alpha/beta fold hydrolase, with the translated sequence MSESSAEVVATGAEMAASAASAVVAASATGATGGWRRATGIAGTAIGVIAAGAAAGVALERMTVGRGMRAKARLALDSTGPYGGLRGTPGKARADDGTELYYEIDDVEPQGGAANRRRRLFGRKAPLPVTVVFSHGYCLNQDSWHFQRAALRGVVRTVHWDQRSHGRSGRGSAQIQDGAPVTIDQLGRDLKAVLDAAVPEGPIVLVGHSMGGMTVMALAALYPELIRDRVVATALVGTSSGRLGEVNFGLPVAGVNAVRRVLPGVLKALGQQAALVEKGRRATADLFAGIIKRYSFASRDVDPAVARFAERMIEGTPIDVVAEFYPAFTDHDKTEALACFTGIPVLVLAGIGDLVTPSDHSEAIADLLPDAELVLVPDAGHLVMLEHPEVVTDRLADLLTRAGAVPAGATVTGYGSTSSTAQPG
- the alr gene encoding alanine racemase, with product MSETAEPPATPPRARAEIDLAALRANVRTLRAKAPGAAFMAVVKADGYGHGAVPCARAAVEAGAGWVGTATPEEALALRATGGLPADVRIMCWLWTPGGPWREAVEAGLDVSVSGLWALREAAEGARAAGRPARVQLKADTGLGRNGCQPADWPELVGEALRAEEQGLLRVTGLWSHFACADEPGHPSVAFQLGRFHEMVEYAERQGVRPEVRHIANSPATLTLPETHFDLVRPGIAMYGLSPSPELGSAADLGLRPVMTLVASLALVKQVPGGHGVSYGHHYVTPGETTLGLVPLGYADGVPRHASGSGPVLVGGKWRTAAGRIAMDQFVVDLGGDEPGPGAQAVLFGPGDRGEPTAEDWAQAAGTIGYEIVTRIGPRVPRVYVDETSVIETRSGE
- a CDS encoding L,D-transpeptidase family protein, with product MFSVRTVALVLASVALLPLGTPARAVPPPPGPESQLVPGVPPGPSQPWQIDTPDQVLAPKVYEPTAAEDAVEPRDAMPGTYALVEYVPLGDAVTRVLCSARTGPYQRGVERWLKLKVDGKQSAADCMAIRAFQQKQGIKPAIGFAGPVTWARMQLLAARKNPNAHKKCPVRTGRIACVDLDRQLTWVQKGTKVVFGPVPMRSGRVVHPTRTGWHTIYWRHKNHVSTLYNTPMPYAQFFDGGQAFHAVYGSIHTTIGSMGCVNLTLGDARRLWGVLKKGDRVYVWGHRPGT
- a CDS encoding NAD(P)H-hydrate dehydratase codes for the protein MRTAYRVETVRRAERELMAGLPEGALMQRAAAGLAAACADLLGRVYGRRVVLLVGSGDNGGDALYAGARLARRGAGVTAVLLTPGRAHGGGLAALRRAGGRTVAPEGAQDAVRRADLVLDGIVGIGGKGGLRPDAAALAATAAGARAVVVAVDLPSGVDADTGEVHGSAIRADVTVTFGTHKPGLLVDPAREYAGSVRLVDIGLGDVLPAEPELAALQHADVAALLPVPGGDSDKYRRGVVGIAAGSARYPGAAVLAVAGALRGGAGAVRYVGPAGDAVIARFPETLVSDQGPRRAGRVQAWVVGPGAGEDAKTVAEVLAAEVPVLIDADGLRLADPDAVRGRTAPTLMTPHAGEAAALLGVAREEVEGARLRFVRELAARYRATVLLKGSTTLIADAGGEGVVRVNATGTAWLATAGSGDVLSGLAGSLLAAGLGALDAGSTGAYLHGLAGRFAAGGAPVGAHEVAVAVREAWRSVRE
- a CDS encoding holo-ACP synthase; the encoded protein is MSIIGVGIDVAEIDRFAASLERTPGLARRLFLESELLLPSGERRGTASLAARFAAKEALAKALGAPSGLLWTDAEVYVEESGQPRLRVKGSVAARAAELGVRSWHVSLSHDAGVASAVVVAEG